A genomic region of Glycine max cultivar Williams 82 chromosome 15, Glycine_max_v4.0, whole genome shotgun sequence contains the following coding sequences:
- the LOC100799103 gene encoding disease resistance-like protein DSC1: METSSSSQDPRIKYDVFISFRGTDVRCGFLSHLKKELRQKQVDAFVDDRLEGGDEISHSLDKAIEGSLISLVIFSKDYASSKWCLEEVVKIIECMHSNKQIVIPVFYNVDPSDVRHQKGTYGDAFAKHEKNKRNLAKVPNWRCALNIAANLSGFHSSKFVDEVELIEEIAKCLSSKLNLMYQSELTELVGIEERIADLESLLCLGSTIVGVRVIGIWGMGGIGKTTIAAAVYNRLYFEYEGCCFMANITEESEKHGMIYVKNKIISILLKENDLQIGTPNGVPPYVKRRLIRKKVLVVLDDINDSEQLENLVGALDWFGSGSRIIVTTRDKGVLGKKADIVYEAKALNSDEAIKLFMLNAFKQSCLEMEWIELSRRVIQYANGNPLALKVLGSFLYGKSQIEWESQLQKLKKMPQVKIQNVLRLTYDRLDREEKNIFLYIACFFKGYEVRRIIYLLDACGFSTIIGLRVLKDKALIIEAKGSGISIVSMHDLIQEMGWEIVREECIEDPGKRTRLWDPNDIHLVLKNNTGTKAIKSITFNVSKFDEVCLSPQIFERMQQLKFLNFTQHYGDEQILYLPKGLESLPNDLRLFHWVSYPLKSLPLSFCAENLVELKLPWSRVEKLWDGIQNLEHLKKIDLSYSKNLLELPDFSKASNLEEVELYSCKNLRNVHPSILSLKKLVRLNLFYCKALTSLRSDSHLRSLRDLFLGGCSRLKEFSVTSENMKDLILTSTAINELPSSIGSLRKLETLTLDHCKSLSNLPNKVANLRSLRRLHIYGCTQLDASNLHILVNGLKSLETLKLEECRNLFEIPDNINLLSSLRELLLKGTDIESVSASIKHLSKLEKLDLSDCRRLYSLPELPQSIKELYAINCSSLETVMFTLSAVEMLHAYKLHTTFQNCVKLDQHSLSAIGVNAYVNIKKVAYDQFSTIGTNSIKFLGGPVDFIYPGSEVPEWFVYRTTQASVTVDLSSSVPCSKIMGFIFCVIVDQFTSNDKNYIGCDCYMETGVGERVTRGHMDNWSSIHACEFFSDHVCLWYDEKCCLKNQECESESMEELMASYNPKISFEFFAKTGSIWEKRSDIIIKGCGVCPIYDTECDNFFKQMELELEITLQSMATKMSSKEATLSPKQESKKLIFPPHQIGTWKNATQGLKDILFL, translated from the exons ATGGAAACTTCTTCTAGTTCCCAAGATCCTCGAATCAAATATGATGTCTTCATCAGCTTTAGAGGCACAGACGTACGGTGTGGTTTTCTTAGCCATTTGAAGAAGGAACTGCGCCAGAAGCAAGTTGATGCCTTTGTTGATGACAGGCTTGAAGGAGGGGATGAGATATCACACTCACTTGACAAAGCCATTGAAGGATCACTTATTTCTTTGGTCATATTCTCCAAAGACTATGCTTCTTCAAAGTGGTGCTTGGAAGAGGttgtgaaaataattgagtGCATGCACAGTAATAAACAGATTGTGATTCCTGTTTTCTACAACGTAGATCCATCAGACGTACGGCACCAAAAAGGGACTTATGGAGATGCATTTGCTAAGcacgaaaaaaataaaagaaaccttGCAAAGGTGCCAAATTGGAGATGTGCTCTAAATATAGCTGCCAATCTTTCTGGATTTCATTCATCAAAATTTGT GGATGAAGTTGAGCTTATAGAAGAAATTGCCAAATGTTTGTCATCCAAGTTGAATCTTATGTACCAAAGTGAGTTAACAGAGCTTGTTGGAATTGAAGAACGGATTGCAGATTTGGAGTCACTATTGTGCCTAGGATCGACAATAGTAGGTGTTCGTGTCATTGGGATTTGGGGCATGGGTGGTATTGGAAAGACAACTATTGCAGCTGCAGTATATAACCGCctttattttgaatatgaagGGTGTTGCTTTATGGCAAACATAACAGAAGAATCAGAGAAGCATGGAATGATTTATGTGAAGAACAAAATTATCTCTATACTACTAAAGGAAAATGATCTACAGATTGGCACACCTAATGGAGTTCCCCCATATGTTAAGAGAAGGTTGATTCGTAAAAAGGTTCTCGTTGTTCTTGATGATATCAATGATTCAGAACAACTAGAAAATTTAGTTGGAGCACTTGATTGGTTTGGATCTGGTAGTAGAATCATTGTAACAACTAGAGATAAGGGTGTGCTTGGGAAAAAGGCTGATATTGTATATGAGGCTAAGGCATTAAACTCTGATGAAGCTATTAAACTTTTCATGTTGAATGCCTTCAAACAAAGTTGTCTTGAGATGGAGTGGATTGAGCTTTCGAGAAGGGTGATTCAGTATGCTAATGGAAACCCATTGGCCTTAAAAGTGTTGGGTTCTTTTCTTTATGGCAAGAGCCAAATAGAATGGGAAAGCCAATTACAGAAACTTAAGAAAATGCCTCAAGTAAAAATTCAGAATGTATTGAGATTGACTTATGATAGACTTGATCGAGAAGAGAAGAACATATTTCTATATattgcatgtttttttaaaggatatgAAGTACGCCGAATAATATATCTGCTTGATGCTTGTGGTTTCTCTACAATTATTGGGTTAAGAGTCCTTAAAGACAAGGCCCTCATAATTGAAGCCAAGGGCTCTGGAATCTCAATTGTATCAATGCATGACTTGATACAAGAAATGGGCTGGGAGATTGTTCGAGAAGAATGCATCGAAGACCCTGGAAAACGAACTAGGTTATGGGATCCTAATGACATTCATCTAGTGTTGAAAAATAACACG GGAACTAAAGCCATCAAAAGCATAACTTTTAACGTCTCAAAATTTGATGAGGTGTGTTTAAGTCCTCAAATCTTTGAAAGGATGCAACAgttaaaatttcttaattttaccCAACATTATGGCGATGAGCAAATCCTGTATCTTCCCAAAGGCCTTGAATCTTTGCCTAATGACCTAAGACTTTTTCATTGGGTTAGTTATCCTTTGAAATCCTTGCCTCTATCATTTTGTGCTGAAAATCTCGTTGAGCTCAAATTGCCTTGGAGCCGAGTGGAAAAACTTTGGGATGGAATCCAG AATCTTGaacatttaaagaaaattgaccTGAGTTATTCCAAAAATCTGCTAGAGCTCCCAGATTTTTCAAAGGCCTCAAATCTTGAAGAGGTGGAACTCTATAGTTGCAAAAACTTGCGTAATGTTCATCCATCTATTTTATCTCTCAAAAAGCTTGTACGGTTGAATCTCTTCTACTGCAAAGCGCTTACCAGTCTTAGAAGTGATTCCCATTTAAGATCTCTACGTGACCTCTTCCTGGGTGGTTGCTCAAGACTCAAGGAGTTTTCAGTGACTTCAGAGAATATGAAAGACTTAATTTTAACTTCAACTGCTATCAACGAGTTGCCCTCATCGATTGGGAGTCTAAGAAAACTAGAAACACTGACCCTTGATCACTGCAAAAGCCTAAGCAATCTTCCAAACAAGGTTGCCAACCTAAGATCACTTCGACGTCTTCATATTTATGGCTGCACACAACTTGATGCATCAAATCTTCATATCCTAGTTAATGGTTTAAAGTCTTTGGAAACATTGAAGTTGGAAGAATGCCGTAACTTGTTTGAAATTCCAGACAACATCAACCTCCTATCATCATTGCGTGAGTTGTTACTAAAAGGAACAGATATTGAGAGTGTTTCTGCAAGCATCAAGCATCTTTCAAAGCTGGAAAAGCTTGACTTGAGTGATTGCAGAAGGCTTTATTCTCTGCCAGAGCTTCCACAGTCCATAAAAGAGCTATATGCCATTAACTGTTCATCCTTGGAGACTGTAATGTTCACTTTGAGTGCTGTTGAAATGCTACATGCATACAAGTTACACACGACATTccaaaattgtgtaaaattGGATCAACATTCACTCAGTGCTATTGGAGTAAATGCTTATGTGAACATAAAGAAAGTGGCATATGATCAATTTTCAACAATTGGAACCAACTCAATCAAGTTTCTTGGTGGTCCAGTTGATTTTATCTACCCTGGAAGTGAGGTTCCAGAGTGGTTCGTGTATAGGACTACACAGGCTTCAGTAACTGTTGATCTCTCTTCTTCTGTTCCATGTTCCAAGATCATGGGTTTCATCTTTTGTGTTATTGTTGATCAGTTCACTTCAAACGACAAGAACTATATTGGATGTGACTGTTACATGGAAACCGGTGTTGGTGAAAGGGTCACACGTGGGCACATGGATAATTGGTCTAGCATACATGCCTGTGAATTTTTCTCCGACCATGTGTGTCTGTGGTATGATGAAAAATGCTGTCTGAAAAACCAAGAATGTGAAAGTGAAAGCATGGAAGAACTTATGGCAAGTTATAATCCAAAGATTTCATTTGAATTCTTTGCTAAAACTGGAAGTATTTGGGAAAAGCGGAGCGATATTATAATTAAAGGGTGCGGAGTGTGTCCAATATATGACACAGAATGTGACAATTTCTTTAAACAGATGGAATTGGAGTTGGAAATCACATTGCAATCCATGGCAACTAAAATGTCAAGTAAGGAAGCAACACTATCTCCAAAACAGGAATCTAAGAAACTGATCTTTCCACCCCATCAAATTGGAACTTGGAAGAATGCAACACAAGGGTTGAAAGATATACTGTTCCTGTGA
- the LOC100776791 gene encoding beta-fructofuranosidase, cell wall isozyme — protein MAVSPILLLLAIFSLIYGNGILPIEATHHVYRNLQTLSSDSSDQPYRTAYHFQPPKNWINDPNGPMRYKGLYHLFYQYNPKGAVWGNIVWAHSVSKDLVNWTPLDHAIYPSQPSDINGCWSGSATILPGGKPAILYTGIDPNNHQVQNLALPKNMSDPLLREWVKSPKNPLMAPTSANMINSSSFRDPTTAWLGKDGYWRVLIGSKIHTRGMAILYKSKNFVNWVQAKQPLHSAEGTGMWECPDFYPVLNNKPSSTIGLDTSVNGDNVRHVLKVSLDDKKHDHYLIGTYDIAKDIFTPDNGFEDSQTVLRYDYGKYYASKTIFEDGKNRRVLLGWVNESSSVSDDIKKGWAGIHTIPRAIWLHKSGKQLVQWPVVELESLRVNPVHWPTKVVKGGEMLQVTGVTAAQADVEISFDVNEFGKGEVLDQWVDPQILCSRKGAAVKGGLGPFGLLVFASRGLQEYTAVFFRIFRYQNKNLVLMCSDQSRSSLNKDNDMTTYGTFVDMDPLHEKLSLRTLIDHSVVESFGGEGRACITARVYPTIAINEKAQLYAFNNGTAAVKITRLSAWSMEKAKIN, from the exons ATGGCCGTATCTccaattttgttgttgttggctaTCTTCTCTCTCATTTATGGCAATGGTATTCTTCCCATTGAAGCTACCCACCATGTTTACAGAAATCTTCAGACTCTATCTTCTGATTCCTCTGATCAACCTTATAGAACCGCTTACCATTTCCAACCTCCCAAAAATTGGATAAATG ACCCTAATG GACCAATGAGGTACAAAGGACTTTATCATCTCTTCTACCAATACAATCCAAAAGGTGCTGTTTGGGGTAATATTGTGTGGGCCCACTCAGTATCAAAGGATCTTGTGAATTGGACCCCTCTAGATCATGCCATCTACCCTTCTCAACCGTCTGATATCAACGGTTGTTGGTCAGGCTCAGCCACAATACTTCCTGGGGGCAAACCAGCCATTTTATACACAGGAATTGACCCTAATAATCACCAAGTTCAAAACTTAGCCCTACCCAAAAACATGTCTGACCCATTACTTAGGGAATGGGTTAAGTCACCCAAAAATCCACTAATGGCACCAACTAGTGCTAACATGATCAATTCAAGCTCATTTAGGGATCCTACCACTGCTTGGCTAGGCAAAGATGGGTACTGGAGGGTGCTGATTGGAAGCAAAATACACACTAGGGGTATGGCAATTTTGTACAAGAGCAAAAACTTTGTTAATTGGGTTCAAGCCAAACAACCCCTACATTCAGCTGAAGGCACTGGAATGTGGGAGTGCCCTGATTTCTATCCAGTGCTGAATAATAAACCATCATCAACTATTGGTCTTGACACATCTGTGAATGGTGATAATGTTAGGCATGTGCTTAAGGTTAGTTTGGATGATAAAAAACATGATCATTATTTGATTGGGACTTATGACATTGCCAAGGATATCTTCACTCCGGATAATGGATTTGAGGATAGTCAAACTGTCCTAAGATATGACTATGGAAAATATTATGCCTCAAAAACCATTTTTGAGGATGGAAAGAACAGAAGGGTCTTATTGGGTTGGGTTAATGAATCCTCAAGTGTTTCGGATGATATCAAGAAAGGATGGGCTGGAATCCAT ACTATTCCAAGGGCCATCTGGCTTCATAAATCTGGAAAACAGTTGGTGCAATGGCCGGTGGTGGAACTTGAAAGCTTACGTGTGAATCCTGTCCACTGGCCCACCAAAGTGGTCAAAGGTGGTGAAATGCTTCAAGTTACTGGTGTTACTGCGGCACAG GCTGACGTTGAAATTTCATTTGACGTGAATGAGTTTGGAAAGGGCGAAGTATTGGACCAATGGGTGGATCCCCAAATTCTGTGTAGTAGAAAGGGTGCAGCCGTAAAGGGTGGTTTGGGACCCTTTGGCTTGCTAGTTTTTGCTTCTCGTGGCTTGCAAGAGTACACGGCAGTATTCTTTAGAATATTCagataccaaaataaaaatttggttCTCATGTGTAGCGACCAAAGCAG ATCCTCTTTGAATAAAGATAACGATATGACCACCTATGGGACTTTTGTGGACATGGACCCTCTTCATGAGAAGCTGTCACTAAGAACTTTG ATTGATCACTCAGTAGTGGAGAGTTTTGGAGGAGAGGGAAGGGCTTGCATCACAGCCAGAGTATATCCCACAATAGCAATTAATGAAAAGGCACAACTATATGCTTTCAATAATGGAACTGCCGCCGTCAAGATTACAAGATTGAGTGCTTGGAGCATGGAGAAGGCAAAAATAAACTGA
- the LOC100778198 gene encoding nucleosome assembly protein 1;4, with protein MSDLGSDLPAAAAALSAEDRAGLVNALKDKLQLLAGQHVDILETLPPKVRQRVEILRDLQSQHDEVEAKFLEERSKLEAKYQKLYEPLYTKRYEIVNGVVEVEGVTNVAVPEEANKAAEDKGVPEFWLTAMKTNEALAEEITERDEGSLKYLKDIKWCRIDDPKGFKLEFYFDSNPYFKNSVLTKTYHMIEDDDPILEKAIGTEIEWHPGKCLTQKILKKKPSKGSKNAKPITKTEKCESFFNFFNPPQVPEDDDDIDDDAVEELENLMEHDYDIGSTIRDKIIPHAVSWFTGEAAQSDFEDIDEDDYEDEEGDDDDDEDEDEDEDEEDEEEKKGKSKSKSKLQSGGRAIPGKDQPMERPPECKQQ; from the exons ATGTCCGATCTCGGCTCCGATCTTCCTGCTGCCGCCGCCG CTCTTAGTGCTGAGGATCGTGCTGGTCTCGTGAATGCACTCAAG GACAAGCTCCAGCTCCTCGCTGGGCAACATGTGGACATCCTGGAGACACTGCCACCCAAAGTCAGGCAACGCGTGGAAATTCTCAGAGATCTGCAG AGTCAACATGATGAGGTGGAGGCTAAATTTTTAGAGGAGCGATCAAAGCTGGAGGCTAAATACCAGAAGCTCTATGAACCGCTTTACACAAAA AGGTATGAGATTGTTAATGGTGTGGTAGAGGTTGAAGGAGTTACAAATGTTGCAGTACCAGAAGAAGCCAACAAAGCTGCAGAAG ACAAAGGAGTACCTGAGTTCTGGCTAACTGCAATGAAGACTAATGAAGCACTGGCTGAAGAG ATTACTGAACGTGATGAGGGGTCCCTAAAATATCTTAAAGATATCAAATGGTGTAGAATTGACGATCCTAAGGGCTTCAAGCtggagttttattttgattctaaTCCTTATTTCAAGAATTCCGTgctaacaaaaacatatcacatGATTGAAGATGATGACCCTATATTAGAGAAAGCAATAGG GACGGAGATTGAGTGGCATCCAGGAAAGTGTTTGACACAAAAGATTCTTAAGAAGAAGCCAAGTAAAGGATCAAAGAATGCTAAACCCatcacaaaaacagaaaaatgtgAAAGTTTCTTCAACTTTTTCAATCCTCCCCAGGTCCCtgaggatgatgatgatattgatgacGATGCT GTTGAAGAGCTCGAGAATTTGATGGAACATGATTATGACATTGG TTCTACAATCCGGGACAAAATTATTCCTCATGCCGTGTCATGGTTCACGGGGGAGGCTGCACAGAGTGATTTTGAGGATATAGATGAAGATGATTATGAAGATGAAGaaggtgatgatgatgatgatgaggatgAGGATGAGGATGAGGATGAGGAGGATGAGGAGGAAAAGAAAGGGAAGAGCAAGAGTAAG TCTAAACTGCAGAGTGGTGGCAGGGCCATACCTGGTAAAGATCAGCCGATGGAGCGTCCTCCTGAATGCAAGCAGCAGTAG